The candidate division TA06 bacterium DNA window AAATACCCATTCGTAAAGGGCGATTGTTAATGAATACCTCGGTTAAATACCATTGAAACCCCTCAAAAAATACGGCCAGCATTTTTTGATCTCGCCGGAGGCAGTTCAGAAGATAGTTTCTGCCGTCGCCCTAAATCCCACAGACGCAGTGCTGGAAATAGGCCCGGGCAGGGGTGTCCTGACCGGCCTGCTGGCCGGGCAAGCCGCCTCCGTGCTGGCGGTGGAGGTGGACTCCCGTTTGGCCGAAGAGTTAAAAAAAGAATATTCCTTCTGCAAAAATCTTGTGATCCTGAACAAGGATTTTTTAAAGCTGGACCTGCTTCAGGTTTTGGATCATCACGGCATCAAAAAGTTAAAAGTGGTGGCCAACCTGCCGTATTACATCGCCACCCCCATCCTGGAAAGGCTATTCGCCGTCCGGGACCGGATCAAGACTATCGTGGTGATGGTCCAGCGCGAGATGGCCCAAAGGATGGCGGCGCAGCCGGGAACGGATTACGGCTCGTTCTCGGTGTTCGTCCAGTATTATGCCAGGGTAGAAAAATTGTTCGACGTTCCCCCCGGCGCGTTCTTCCCCCCGCCCAAGGTGACCTCCACTGTCATCCGGCTGACCGCGCGGGAAAAACCCCCGGTACAAATTAAGGACGAAGAAGTTTTTTTCAAGTTCGTCCAAAAAACTTTTTCCCAGCGCCGCAAGATGCTGCGGGCCGTATTCCGCCAAGCTTTCAATTTGGATGAAGCCGGTTTGGCCCTTTTGGCCGCCAAAAGCGGAATTGACCTCAGCCGCCGTCCCCAGACCCTTTCCCTTCCTGAATTTGCCAGACTTTACGAATGTTTCCATGAATGCTAAAAGGAGTTTACGGAATGATCCCCAAAATAATTCTAAGCGCCCTGCGCCCCAAACAATGGACCAAGAACCTGGTGCTTTTTGCCGGCCTGATATTCTCCCAGAACCTTGGCCATCCGGTATTGCTGTTAAAGACCTTGGTCTCCTTTGCCCTATTCTGCCTGCTGTCGGGAGCGGTCTATCTCTTTAACGACCTGGCCGACCTGAAACGCGACCGGCTGCACCCGGTCAAACGGTTACGGCCCGTGGCCAGCGGTGCCCTGACGCCCCAATTTGCCCTGCTGCTGGCCCTGGTATTGAGCCTGTTTTCTCTGATTGTTTCTTTTTATCTGAATACTCTTTTCGGCCTGATGGCTTCGGCCTATTTTGTTTTGATGCTGCTCTACAGTTTTGCTTTAAAGAAAATGGTGATCGTTGACGTCTTCGTCATCGCCGCCGGTTTTGTTCTGCGGGCGGTGGCCGGGGCCGAGGCCATAGCGGTGCCGATCTCGGACTGGCTGTTGATCTGCGTCATCCTGCTGGCCCTGTTTTTAGCCCTGGCCAAAAGGCGGCAGGAACAAGTTCTTTTGACCGGCGAAGCGCCCGGCCACCGGACGGTTTTGACCGAGTATCCCCGGAAATTTTTGGATCAGATGATCTCGGTAGTCACCGCTGCCGCCGTGGTTTGCTACAGCCTGTACACCCTTTCGCCCGAGACCGCGGCCAAGTTCGGCAACAGCAACCTTAAATACACCATTCCCTTCGTGCTTTACGGGATATTCAGGTATCTTTATCTGATTTATAAAAAGGAAGAGGGCCAAAGCCCGGAATTGGCCCTGCTGGCCGACGCCTGGCTTTTAGGGGACCTGGCGCTTTATGTCCTCGCCGTTTGGCTGGCAATATATCTTTGATCTTGAAACTATCCGCAGTCACTGCTGTCCCAATATTAGTCAAAGAGTACCAATTGGTTAGAAAAATGGAGGTCTTGAGAT harbors:
- the rsmA gene encoding ribosomal RNA small subunit methyltransferase A, producing the protein MKPLKKYGQHFLISPEAVQKIVSAVALNPTDAVLEIGPGRGVLTGLLAGQAASVLAVEVDSRLAEELKKEYSFCKNLVILNKDFLKLDLLQVLDHHGIKKLKVVANLPYYIATPILERLFAVRDRIKTIVVMVQREMAQRMAAQPGTDYGSFSVFVQYYARVEKLFDVPPGAFFPPPKVTSTVIRLTAREKPPVQIKDEEVFFKFVQKTFSQRRKMLRAVFRQAFNLDEAGLALLAAKSGIDLSRRPQTLSLPEFARLYECFHEC
- a CDS encoding decaprenyl-phosphate phosphoribosyltransferase — translated: MLKGVYGMIPKIILSALRPKQWTKNLVLFAGLIFSQNLGHPVLLLKTLVSFALFCLLSGAVYLFNDLADLKRDRLHPVKRLRPVASGALTPQFALLLALVLSLFSLIVSFYLNTLFGLMASAYFVLMLLYSFALKKMVIVDVFVIAAGFVLRAVAGAEAIAVPISDWLLICVILLALFLALAKRRQEQVLLTGEAPGHRTVLTEYPRKFLDQMISVVTAAAVVCYSLYTLSPETAAKFGNSNLKYTIPFVLYGIFRYLYLIYKKEEGQSPELALLADAWLLGDLALYVLAVWLAIYL